One Candidatus Lernaella stagnicola genomic window, GCCCTGCGCGTCTTGCGCCGGGTTCACTTCGACAACGCCTATTCGGACCTGGCGCTATCCAGCGAGTTGAATCAAACCGACCTCCAGGATGCCGATCGAGCCTTGGTCACCGAGTTGACCTACGGCGTCCTACGCCATCGCACGTATTTGGACTGGCTGATCAATCAGGCCTCGCACACCACGGCGGACAAGATGGAACTACGGGTGCTCGACGCGCTTCGCCTCGGCATCTACCAACTGTTTTTTCTTGACCGCGTGCCTGACTACGCAGCGGTGAGCGAGTCGGTTGCGCTCGTACCGCGACGCGCCGCGGGTTTGGTCAACGCCGTCTTGCGGCGGTTGCAGCGCGACCGCGGCAACCGGCCGAAACCGCGCACGAACGACCCGTTGAGTCGAGCCGAAATTTTGCACTCGCACCCGCGGTGGATCCTCGACATGTGGGAAAAGCAGTTCGGCGTCGACGAGACATTGGCCTTGGCGCGCGTCAACCAAAACACGCCGCCGGCCGTCTTGCGCGTCAATCTGTCGAGCAAGTCCCGCGACGAGGTTATCGAGCAGTTGACCGAAGCGGGCGCGGCCCCGACGCCTTATTCGCCGTGGGGCGTGGTCGTGGAAAAAATCGGCCCGGCACTCCGGCACCCGCTCTTCGCGATGGGTGTGCTCACCGTGCAAAGCGAAGCCTCGCAACTCGTCGGCGAGTTGACCGGCGCCCAACCGGGCGAACGCGTGCTCGACGTTTGTGCGGCGCCCGGCGGCAAGGCGACACACGTGGCGGAGTTGGTGGGTCCGGGCGGTCGCGTGCTGGCGTTGGACGTGCGGCCTAACCGGCTGCGTCTGATCAACAGCAACGTCAAGCGGATGGGAATCGGCAACGTGGCCGCCAAGGTGCGCGATGCCAACGTGCCGTGGAAGAAAGCCGAGATCGGGGAGGGTTTCGATCGCGTTCTGGTTGACGCGCCTTGCACGTCGCTCGGCACGTTAGCCAAGCAACCCGAACTCAAATGGCGTCTCGGCCCGACCGACCCCTCGCGTCTGGCCGAGGTACAACGCGAAATTCTACTCCACTCCGCCGACGCCGTGCGCCCGGGCGGCACACTGCTGTATTCAGTTTGCACGCTGACGCGGGAAGAAACCAGCGGCGTCGTCGATTTCTTCCTGCGCGAACGCGATGATTTCGAGCTGGACGATTTGCGCCGCGACTTCGCTCCGCGGTATGATGTGTTTCTTCGAGAAGACGGCACCTTTCAGTCTTTACCGTCGCGCACGGGTACCGAGGGAATGTACGCGGCCCGTTTCGTGAGGAGGTGACATGATCATCGCACCGAGCATTTTGTCGGCTGATTTCTCGCGCCTGGCCGAGGAGGTCGCGGCTGTGGAAAAAGCCGGCGCCGATTGGATTCACATCGACGTGATGGATGGCGCATTCGTGCCCAACATCACGATAGGGCAGCCGGTCGTTCGTGCGGTTCGCGCTGTGACCAAACTGCCGCTCGACGTGCACCTGATGATCGAGAAACCGGGCCGTTACGTCGAGGAATTCGCCGAATCGGGTGCCGACATCATCACCGTGCACCAAGAGGCCTGCCTGCATCTGCACCGGGTGATTCAGCAGATCAAGGCGGCGGGCAAGAAGGCGGGCGTCAGTCTCAATCCGGCGACACCGCCCGAGACGCTGACGCACGTACTCGAGGATATCGATCTAGTGCTGATCATGAGCGTTAACCCGGGATTCGGCGGCCAGAAGTTCATCCCGCAGACCCTGGATAAGATCAAGCAGATGAGGAAAGAGCTCGACGCCGCCGGGCGTGCCGACGTCATCATCGAGGTTGACGGCGGGGTGGGGCCGGGCAACATCGCGCGGATTGCGGCCGCCGGCTGCGGCGCGGTAGTAGCCGGCAACGCCGTATTCTCACAGGAGGATTACGCCGCCCCGATCGACGCGATGCGCGAGGCGACGGCGGGCATCGGCTGACGATACAAAAATCCTTGACAACGTAGTGGAATTCCACTATTCAATGTTGCCCGTTTCGGGATGTGGCTCAGCCTGGTAGAGCACACGGTTCGGGACCGTGGGGTCGCTGGTTCAAATCCAGTCATCCCGACCAAACCTGATGGCCCGCAAGTTATTGAACTTGCGGGCCTTTTTGTTATTCATTCTTGGCAATTTTGAGGCGCGGAGGCTCCGTTGCCACCTCCGTTGCCACTTTCTTGCCAGTCTTATCGCAAGATAACCTCTGCTGCCATACCTCAAGCGGCTCCTTCGGCACTACGATGGATTCCAACGCCTCATGGCGGGTTGAAGGGGCGATGTGCGCGTAAATCCGAGTCGTGCTGATCTCCGTGTGCCCCAGTTCTTCTTGAACAACGATGAGGTTGCCGGTTTTGGCGACGATGTTGCTCGCGAATGAGTGCCTGATGTCGTGTCGTCGCAACGCTCGAAGTCCGGCTTTTCTGCACAGCCACTTGAAGACCTTATAGCCGCCGTTGATGTCCAGTTTCGTCCCTGCCGAGTTGTGAAACACATACTCACCATCGAGATGTCGGTGGGCCATCAATGCCTCATACACGACCGAATTCATCGTGACGGTACGAGATCGACGACCCTTTGGGCACTTCTCGTTTCCCTCTCGATCACGAGTACGCCGGAT contains:
- the rsmB gene encoding 16S rRNA (cytosine(967)-C(5))-methyltransferase RsmB encodes the protein MANNAREIALRVLRRVHFDNAYSDLALSSELNQTDLQDADRALVTELTYGVLRHRTYLDWLINQASHTTADKMELRVLDALRLGIYQLFFLDRVPDYAAVSESVALVPRRAAGLVNAVLRRLQRDRGNRPKPRTNDPLSRAEILHSHPRWILDMWEKQFGVDETLALARVNQNTPPAVLRVNLSSKSRDEVIEQLTEAGAAPTPYSPWGVVVEKIGPALRHPLFAMGVLTVQSEASQLVGELTGAQPGERVLDVCAAPGGKATHVAELVGPGGRVLALDVRPNRLRLINSNVKRMGIGNVAAKVRDANVPWKKAEIGEGFDRVLVDAPCTSLGTLAKQPELKWRLGPTDPSRLAEVQREILLHSADAVRPGGTLLYSVCTLTREETSGVVDFFLRERDDFELDDLRRDFAPRYDVFLREDGTFQSLPSRTGTEGMYAARFVRR
- the rpe gene encoding ribulose-phosphate 3-epimerase — protein: MIIAPSILSADFSRLAEEVAAVEKAGADWIHIDVMDGAFVPNITIGQPVVRAVRAVTKLPLDVHLMIEKPGRYVEEFAESGADIITVHQEACLHLHRVIQQIKAAGKKAGVSLNPATPPETLTHVLEDIDLVLIMSVNPGFGGQKFIPQTLDKIKQMRKELDAAGRADVIIEVDGGVGPGNIARIAAAGCGAVVAGNAVFSQEDYAAPIDAMREATAGIG